The sequence ACATGATCAGGGTATGTTCAATGCGATTAGCCCCAATCCTTTCTAAATACTCTTCTCTTTCTGGCTGAAAGTCGGAGGAGGCTAGTTGTAAACTTTGTTGAGGAAAATCTTGAGCAATGCGAGCTAGTTGGGATAATAGTTCTGGATAGAGCCAGGTGTAGGCAGGGTGGACTGTCAGCGTTGCTACATGGGGAGCAATGCCTTTGCGGTCTAGTTGCACCTGGAAATGTCCGATGGCTGCTTTGCGTTGGGGTTCAAATACGTAGCCGCTGACTACTTCTGTTTTTGTGACCCACTGTTTCACCGCATCTGTTAAAACACCGAACAGACTGGTTTTGAAGTCGCGGGTATTGCGATCAAATACCTGACGTACCAGAGGCGGCATGGATGCGGTATCTAGTTGATAGAGTAACTGAGCATCGGCGTTGCTGACAGGTAATAAGTTCGGTAGGTCTGGTTCTCCCTGTGCCAATTCTGACAACAATTCGGAAGTAATTTCCCAATAGGTCATTTCTGCCAGACGTTGGAATCCATTTTGCCGATATAATGCTAACGCTTCGAGGTCACTGACGTTTACTTCTAATATCCAAGTGCGGGCTTCTAAAATCGACTCAAAGCAGTGACGCATCAATTGGGAGCCGATTCCTTGTTTATCAACGCCACGATCTAGGAGGACGCGGTCAATGCGCCAAGTGCTGCGTGTGCGGTTGAACGGGGAGACTTGAATCATTCCTAGCAGCATCCGCCCCTGCTCTGCTACGTAGGAACAGAATAAATATTGCAGCGGGTTGGGGAACCAACTTAAGCATTTGATGAACCCATACCAGCGGTGCAACCATTGCATTTGGCGCTTGATAAAGCAGACTCCCTGAGGAGTGAGGGCTGCAAATGACTCTTGAGTTAAGCGCTCGATGCCATCCAGATCCCGATATTGGGCTGGTCGGATGACAACGCTGAGATTTCTGGGAAGTAATGAAGTCATTTTAATTCGAGCCGCCATCTAGCTTTCAACTAACTGCTCTTTTTGAGTAGTCGTTGCCATATCCATTTTAGCTGGTTTCCGCTGTCTGCTATTGTTCCTAAAGAGTGATTTTTGTCACCTATTACTGAATAGCACGAAAAAAAGCAGGCTTTAAGAATACACTATTTTTGTGTTTATTTAACCTAGCCTGCTTTTATTTTATGTGAAATTATATAAATATTTATGTACTCTAAAGCCCTTGTCGAGAAATTAGCTTTTCAAAGTTAGCTTGAGTTTGATGCAGTAATTGTTCTCGACTACCTTCTTGAATTTGCTTGAGGGGTGGAACCAGATTGCGAGCTTGCAGAGTCATGTGTAGCTGTAGATGGGCAACATATTCGCTAAAATCATCGTTGGCTGCGCTCGCTACACTAGCACCCTTGAGTACGTTTGATTCCATTACGACTGAGTTCTCCTTTCCTAACATTGTGCTGTTTCCTCACATCACTAGAACTTATCATGTTGTTTCAACTTGTTTTTATTTTGCAATGAAGTGTAACGCGAATGGGGATTGTCCAAACTACGCACTGGAGGGGAAAGGGTTGCTTGCGGCTGTCAATAGACTTCTTGCAGAAGTCGGGAACAGGGAACTCTTAACAGGGAACAGAGAGTAGAAAAGGTACTTTTGCAATCTTGTTTAATGAACTATTCGACGGCACCGAGCGTTAGTAACGCAGATTTTTGCGCTGATGTCAAGCCTGTGGCTTGATGAATGTTCATTTGTTCGTAAATGTGTTCGGCTTTGAGGGTGTTAATGCATTTTTTGGTGTGGAGATCCCAAAGTTTAATGGTTGCGTAGGTGTCGCCGGCGATGAGGGTTTGACCGTCTGGACTGAAAGCTAAGGACATGATCCAGGTATGATGTCCTGGGAGAGTGGCAATGCATTCACCATCGACGACAGTCCACAGTTTGATTGTGGTGTCACTGCTACTACTGGCGATGATTTTACCATCGGGGCTGAAGGCGATCGCCCACAGCATGTCTTGATGGGCTGAAATAATTCGCAGACACTCACCCGTTTCTACATCCCATAATCTGATCATGCCTTCAATGGTGCCGCCAGTGGCGAGGGTGCGGTTGTCGGGACTCCAAGCTACCCACCAAACCCAATTTTGATGTCCTGTTAAGGTTTGATAACATTGGTGGCTGTGAATGTCCCAGATGTTGATGGTGTCGTCGAAGCCACCAGATGCTATTTTTGTACCATCTGGACTAAAGGCAACTGACATGCCCAGATGTACGGGGAATTTGTCTAGAAGTCTACCTGTAAAACTGTCCCAGAGTCTAATTGTGCAGTCATAGCCGCTGCTGGTTAAGAGCCGACCGTCTGGGCTGAAAGCGATGCCGGTGACTGCTCCGTTGTGTCCTGGTAAAATTTTGATACACTTGCCTGTGGTCACATCCCACAGCCTAATTGTTTGATCACTACTGCTGCTGGCCAGGATGGGACGCTGTGGATGAAAGGCGACAGCAAAAATTAAATCTTTGTGTCCGTATAAGATGCGACATTCACTATTTTTTGTCCAGAGTCTGACTGTTCCGTCTGCACTACCGCTGGCGATGAGGTCTTCAGCGTCATGGGCGGTGGGACTGTAAGCAACAGATTGTATCCAGTTATTCCTTCCCTGGAGTGTTCTGATACATTCGCCTGTAGTGATATCCCATAACCTGAGAGAAAAGTCATCTCCACCAGTGGCGAGGATAGTTCCTTGGGGGTGAGCAGCGATCGCATCAATGGAATTAAGATGTCCTTGTAGGGTTTTGAGGCATTGTTTGGTGGTGATATCCCAAAGACGAATTGTGCAATCTACCCCACAACTGGCGAGGATGTCGCTATCACCGACAAAGGCGATCGCTAGTATCCCATGCAAATGTCCAGCTAACACACCAATACAAACTTTATTTTCTACATCCCACAAGCGAATGGTTTTGTCTAAGCTACCGCTAGCTAATACCCCAGAAGCAGAAAAAGCAATCGACTTGATCCAGTCTTGGTGTCCTGGTAGGGTTTTGATATGAGCACCTGTAGTCAGATCCCAAAGCCTGATAGTATTATCTTCACTACCACTGGCGAGTATCTGTTGTTGGGGATGCAACGCCACAGACCAAACTTTGCGGCTGTGTCCATGCCATACTTGAGTGCATGACCCTAAACTCAGATTCCAGAGCCTGATGCTAGTATCACTGCTACTGCTGATCAAGTTTTTACCATCGCGGGTAAATCTGAGGCAAATTACACCGTCAGTATGTCCTTGTAGAGTTTGGAGACATTTTCCGGTAATAGTTTCCCAAATTTGAATTGTTTTGTCTTGCCCGGCAGTCGCTAAGATAGTACCATCGGCACTGAAAGCAATACACCAGATAAACCCGATGTGTCCTTGACTCTCAAGTAACTGTTGTCCAGTGGCGAGATCCCACAAACGAAAATAGCCGTCTAAATGGGCTGTTGCTAAAGTTTGACCATTTGGATGAAACGCTACAGAAATGATTGTGGAAAAGGTTTTAGCAAAAATACATTGAGAAAAATCTGCGTGAGTAAAGTTGACTCGATTCAAGGGAGTATCTTGGAGATAAGCTTGGCGAATGGTGAGGTAAGAAAAGTCATAACCTGTCAAGTCGATTTGTAGATAACACAGGAGATTGAGAATATTACCGCCTAAATATCCTGGTTCTAAAGGCAGTGCTTTCTTACCTCTACGGAATTGTTGTAAAATCTGTGTGAGATGAATCGTTATTGCTTGCTCAGTTCGTAGATTTTGCAGTAAGTTGGCAATTAAAGGTTGTAGAATTAGCTTGGTTTGGGCAATGCGGATGTAATCTTTGGCAGTAGCTTTGATCAAAGCGTGGCTATTGCAGATGCTCAAATTGTCACGTGTTTTTCTGAGAATTTCTGCACTTACCTGCTGAATTAACTGATTGGTAACATATTCCATGACCACTGGTTGGAGGGTGAAATATACACAAGCATCTGGAACTGATGTTTTTTCAATGAGACTGCGCCGACTCAGAGATTCTAAAGCTTCCAGTAATGGCATTGATGATCCTGGTAAAATCAAATCACTGGATAATTCTGCGAGAGTCACTGCCTCTCGATTCATTGCTAACCAGTACATCAAATCTTTTTCTAATGGGGAAATGCGGTGAAACTGCTGCCCTAGTAAGTCGTTGATACTGCCAAAAACTGTGGAACCGTGGTTGAGAAATGCATTGATGTTACCAGCAAATAATTCTTGAATGGTGGTAGCAACAATCTTGAGTGCGAGGGGATTACCTGCGTAGTGTTGAATGAGATTTTGCCAATCTGCATCACCACCGGCAAAAAAACTTTTGGTTCTAACTAATTTTAAAGCAGCGATCGCACTTAAACCGCCAATTTGCCACGAGCGTACTGGTAAAGTTTCCCCCGCTAAAACAGCTATTTCGGGGGGTTGCTCTCGACTGGTTAATACCAGACAACTTTGATGGGCGATTTCTCCCAACTGCTGCCAAAATTGACTGTAATTTTCATACCCAGCTTGATAGCGTCCAGATTGCTCACCACTAACCAAGATTGATTCTGCATTATCTAATATAATCAGGCAACGGTGCGATCGCAGATGTGTCATCACCTGAGAAATCAGAGTCCCAATATTTTCTGATAAATTCACAGGTTGACCACTAGCAAAGAATTGTAGCAGATTTGCCAGCAATTCCCTCAACGGCGGGCTATTGCGGAGACTACGCCACACAACAAACTCAAACTGCGCTTGGATTTCCTGTGCCAATTTCACCGCTAAACAAGTTTTCCCAATTCCACCCATCCCCAACAGCGCAACCAACCGACAACCATCATTGATAATCCAGGATTCTAACTGAGTAACTTCCTGTGTGCGTCCAAAAAAAATTGAGACATCGACAGCTTCTCCCCAATCAGTTTTAGTAGGGGTAAGTTTTTCCCCTCCTCCCTGTTCCCCTGCTCTGATGTAGTCACTCGGCGTTAAACTTAAACCAAAAGCTCTAAAAAAGTACTCTAGAGACTGCTTATCAACTCCTTCTGCTTGCGCTAAAACCTTAGAAACGGTAAAAGGGGCTAACTGAGTGCGGTAACTCAGTTCCTCTAGGGTAAACCTGACACCATCATTTTCTATTATTTCCGTTTGATGTCTAGCTGCTTGGAGCTTACGCCATCCTGGGAGACTGAGAACAACACCACGCTTGCGTCTTTGCTTGGGCAATTCCATGAGTTTACCAGGGAAGACAGTTGTTTTTTAGGTGATAAGGTTTAAGTTAGCACCTTAAAACCTTTATCTTTACTGGTGCTGTTGGGGAATTCGTCAGAAACTGGATTTATTGGACGCTACCAAAGATGGAAAGCGACAAAAATCATCCTTTGATAACTGATTTCAAATTTGGGGGTATTCAACCCATGACGAATTCTATAATTAATCCTGTGGAACGTCCACAAGTAACACAGCAACTGTCAGAAAATATTATTCTCACCACAGTAGATGACCTTTATAACTGGGTGAAAATGTCGAGTCTGTATCCCTTGATGTTTGGTACAGCTTGCTGCTATGTTGAGTTTATCGCTGCTTATGCATCCCGCTTTGATTTAGAGCGATTGGGAATGATTCCCCGTGCGACTCCCCGTCAAGCAGACTTGCTGATTACAGCAGGAACTATCACTATGAAGTATGCACCGAATTTGGTGCGACTTTTTGAGCAAATGCCAGAACCCAAATATGTCATTGCTATGGGAGCATGTACAATTACTGGGGGAATGTTCAGCGTGGATTCTCCCTCGACGGTGCGCGGTGTAGATAAATTGATTCCAGTTGATGTTTATATTCCTGGATGTCCACCCAGACCAGAAGCGGTTTTAGATGGCATTATTAAACTGCGGAAAAAAATTGCTAACGAAAGCCTGCAAGAACGACGGCAATATCAACAAATTCACCGCTATTACAGTATCACACACCAAATGCGGGCGGTATCTCCTATCCATGATGGTGAATATCTCAGAAGTTCGACGCGGGAGATTCAACCGTTGGAAGCAAATGCATCTGCAGAATTCAGATTACCATTAGCATTAGCAAAAATTCGCCAAGAGTAAATTATCAGAGCGATCGCACTTTCATCATACCTGATACCCAGCTCCTCGACTTGTTTAAAAAGTCGAGGAGCTACCTCTAATTACAAACGACCAACTACCACTTTTCCCACCAATAAACTATTTCCGTAGCAGAATCGTTAATTGCTACCCCGTAGCTTTCGCCATGACTCCACTTGAAACCAGAGCTACCTCTATCTTGGGCATCTAATACTAATATTTCATAGTCAGAAGGGAAAGACGCGGCTGCGTTATTTGTATAGAAAAAAGTTGTCGGTACACCATCAGATAAGTTAGCGTGGTCATTAGTATTACCACCTTTATATTTATGTTTAGCGATTTTCCGATATTGTAAATGTAAATTTTTGAGCTTTTCTGGTGATTGTTTCCATTTAACTTGCAAAAAACTATTACCCATTGCTGTGCTGGGAGAATAAGCAAGGTTAACATCTTCAGCATCTGCGGGAATTTGACTAGGAAAATGTTTTCGTGGGTAGTTATTAGCTCTAAGGTTTTCACGGATTTGATGATATTCGGAAACAGCGTTGATTATGTCAGGTGAATTGGAGTTACTGAAAGCTTTCCTCAGAAAAAAACTTCCCCCAACAACACCAAAGCTGCTAAGGGAAAGTAAAAGTGTGATAGCAATTTTGAGAAAATGCGATCGCTTCGTCAAATTAGGCATGTTTGCTTGCGAATCATCTACCCAATCACTACTAAGCTAAAGTTGTGTTTTTGCGAATCTAGCTTAGGAGATATTTTTCAAAAATAATTAAATTAATCTGCAAATCGGCGTTGGTGAATCTCTATATAAATTTAGATGTAGAGACGTAAAATTTTACGTCCAATCCACAACGCCAAGCTGTAAATATGTATATTAAGTGACAAAGTGCCAAATGTAGATTATGATACTTGACTCCCAGCAACGGGATTAATAAGGTAGAAAATTTTGACACTTTTGTAAACTTATGCAGTATCCTCTCGAACTCACCTTCAAACTTTGGACACTAGCGCCCCAAATATCTATTGTGGATCATCAAGGGAACTTGATTTTTCACGTTAAGCAGAAACTTTTTAAACTCAAAGAAGCCATCACCGTATTTGCAGATATCGAGCAAACTCGCCCTCTGTATTATATTAAAGCTGATCGAATTATTGATTTTTCCGCTCGCTATGACTTCACGGACAGCCAAGGAAACTATCTTGGGGGAGTAAAACGGCGAGGATTGCGATCGCTTTGGCGCGCTCGTTATGACATATTTGATGGTGATGATAGCACTCTCAGCATCCAGGAAAAAAATCCTTGGGTGAAAGTTGCAGACGCTTTATTTGCAGAAATACCAGTTTTGAGTATATTTACTGGTTATGTCTTCAACCCAGTTTACTTAGCCAGTCGGACTGATGGTACAGTTGTGATGAGATTAGAAAAGATTCCGTCTTTTCTCTCCCGGAGATTCATGATTAAAGCGGTCTCTCAAGTGAGCGATCGCGAAGCCGAACAACTACTGTTAAGCTTGGTAATGATGCTTTTATTGGAACGCGATCGCGGCTAAAATTAATAACCATCAACTGACCAATGGGGAGGATCATTCCTCAGTTTATAAACTCCATAGGTACTACCTACAGTCCATAGAGGTTGATTCAAAGCAGCATTCGGTGGATCGCTTATCGTAACAACTTTTCCGTTAGCATCCCTAATATTAATTGTTCCCTTCCAAGTCACATTCCAATCAATAGCGAGTTTTTGAGTGTGGCGAGAATTTAAAGCTACAGGATTACCCCCAATACCATAAGCCTCCACCATTTCTTTGACGCCTTGTAACGAACCAGCATTAGTATAATGCTCCCACTCAATATCTACTCCAGCCATCGCTGGTACAAATCTCGGTGCAATCTCTTGGCGACTAATTCTAGCAGCATAATGCATCAGATAAGCCCGTTCTTTAGGCCGATGAGTAGCACTGACAATGACTTGACATCCAGCATCAATCAGCGCTTTTTGAAATGCTTCTACTTTTTGCCGAAATGGTGAAGTTAAATCAGCAATCAATCTGCTTGTAGGAAAATTATCAATCCAATGAGCACCGCTGAGGCGAAATCTCTGAATTTTGGCATAATTATTTACAATATCCATAGCTGGGATCAAATCTTCTCCCAGTTTCTGTTTAGTGATATTACTCAGCGAATTTTCTACTTCTTCACGCAGTCTTACATCTCTTTTTTTATATGCTTCGCCCAATCCTTTAATGCTTGCGGGGCCAAAATCACCATCTATTTTTAAAAATGGATTCAGTTGTCCAACCCGATTAATAACTGCTTGTAAATCTTTTACTTCCGCTTCACCAAAACGGAGATAAGCAAGCAAAGTTTTAGCAGATAGATTAGGAAGTTTAAAAATCAGACCTTGATTTAAAGCTTTAGCATAGGTCAAATTAGTAACAATTCCATCAGCTGTCAAATTATTTCTTTGTTGATAGCTAATAGTCGCTGCTTCAGTTTGTTTACCAAAGTCGCCATCAGCCACTCCGGCTAAAAATTCAGCATCCAACAAAAAACTTTGCCAAGCAACAACTGTAGCCCCTTCAGAGCCAAATTTTAACACTGGTAACTTTAGAATACTAACATCAAAAGCCATCGTTTCTCCCCACTATTTATTCTTTGTCTGTACAGACGTTTTCATCCAATATTCATACAACGCACTTTGAGTTTAACTGAACTAGATTTTTACATAAAATTGTCAATCATCATGAATTGGTATATTTACATGATTAATTGACAATTTCATCCAGCTTAATTTTGGTAATAACTAGCCAATTAATCTTTGCCAAGAAAGATTACCAATAATACCATCATCAACTAAGCCATTCTGTTTTTGAAAAGTCTTAACTCTTGCTTCCAATTGTGGATCATAGACACCATCTATTTGAGCACCAAGACGATGTTCTAAGTATCTAATGACTGGCCCACCAGCGTGATTTGGTCTAATAACACGTTTGGCTAAAATCAAATTGATTGCATCCCACGTAGCTTTATCACCAGATCCCGTCACTGGAATTCCCGCAATAACTTGAAACTTTTCGACTGCTGTTTTTGTGGAAATACCAGATAAGTTATCTTCTTGGAGTGGCTTACCATTTCTATCGGTGATCTTCAGTCTATTTAAAGCTTTTTGCAACCTGAGTATAGTCGTATCTGCATTATCTTCCTCATCTGGTACAGGAACTACAGGCGCAGAAGGTAATTTACCTGTCAAACCTTTAACAATCGCATTAGCTAGACTTTCTTCATTGAGCAGACTAATATCTTTCTGTGAATCAATAAAACAACCTTCAATTAAAATCGCAGGCATGTCTGTATTTCGCAACACAAACAAGTGAGAACCACTCTTTACACCACGATTAAAAAAGCCTAACTTGACGATTTCATCTAATACAGGTTTAGCAATTTTTCGGCTATTCTCGCCAATAGCAAAGACCTCTGTCCCATTAGCTTGCTTGTTAAAGCTGTTAAAATGAATTGAGACAAATACATCAACTTTGCTAGCGTTAGCTTTTTCGCATCTTTTAGAAAGAGAATCGCGTA is a genomic window of Fortiea contorta PCC 7126 containing:
- a CDS encoding WD40 repeat domain-containing protein — translated: MELPKQRRKRGVVLSLPGWRKLQAARHQTEIIENDGVRFTLEELSYRTQLAPFTVSKVLAQAEGVDKQSLEYFFRAFGLSLTPSDYIRAGEQGGGEKLTPTKTDWGEAVDVSIFFGRTQEVTQLESWIINDGCRLVALLGMGGIGKTCLAVKLAQEIQAQFEFVVWRSLRNSPPLRELLANLLQFFASGQPVNLSENIGTLISQVMTHLRSHRCLIILDNAESILVSGEQSGRYQAGYENYSQFWQQLGEIAHQSCLVLTSREQPPEIAVLAGETLPVRSWQIGGLSAIAALKLVRTKSFFAGGDADWQNLIQHYAGNPLALKIVATTIQELFAGNINAFLNHGSTVFGSINDLLGQQFHRISPLEKDLMYWLAMNREAVTLAELSSDLILPGSSMPLLEALESLSRRSLIEKTSVPDACVYFTLQPVVMEYVTNQLIQQVSAEILRKTRDNLSICNSHALIKATAKDYIRIAQTKLILQPLIANLLQNLRTEQAITIHLTQILQQFRRGKKALPLEPGYLGGNILNLLCYLQIDLTGYDFSYLTIRQAYLQDTPLNRVNFTHADFSQCIFAKTFSTIISVAFHPNGQTLATAHLDGYFRLWDLATGQQLLESQGHIGFIWCIAFSADGTILATAGQDKTIQIWETITGKCLQTLQGHTDGVICLRFTRDGKNLISSSSDTSIRLWNLSLGSCTQVWHGHSRKVWSVALHPQQQILASGSEDNTIRLWDLTTGAHIKTLPGHQDWIKSIAFSASGVLASGSLDKTIRLWDVENKVCIGVLAGHLHGILAIAFVGDSDILASCGVDCTIRLWDITTKQCLKTLQGHLNSIDAIAAHPQGTILATGGDDFSLRLWDITTGECIRTLQGRNNWIQSVAYSPTAHDAEDLIASGSADGTVRLWTKNSECRILYGHKDLIFAVAFHPQRPILASSSSDQTIRLWDVTTGKCIKILPGHNGAVTGIAFSPDGRLLTSSGYDCTIRLWDSFTGRLLDKFPVHLGMSVAFSPDGTKIASGGFDDTINIWDIHSHQCYQTLTGHQNWVWWVAWSPDNRTLATGGTIEGMIRLWDVETGECLRIISAHQDMLWAIAFSPDGKIIASSSSDTTIKLWTVVDGECIATLPGHHTWIMSLAFSPDGQTLIAGDTYATIKLWDLHTKKCINTLKAEHIYEQMNIHQATGLTSAQKSALLTLGAVE
- a CDS encoding peptidoglycan-binding domain-containing protein; this translates as MAFDVSILKLPVLKFGSEGATVVAWQSFLLDAEFLAGVADGDFGKQTEAATISYQQRNNLTADGIVTNLTYAKALNQGLIFKLPNLSAKTLLAYLRFGEAEVKDLQAVINRVGQLNPFLKIDGDFGPASIKGLGEAYKKRDVRLREEVENSLSNITKQKLGEDLIPAMDIVNNYAKIQRFRLSGAHWIDNFPTSRLIADLTSPFRQKVEAFQKALIDAGCQVIVSATHRPKERAYLMHYAARISRQEIAPRFVPAMAGVDIEWEHYTNAGSLQGVKEMVEAYGIGGNPVALNSRHTQKLAIDWNVTWKGTINIRDANGKVVTISDPPNAALNQPLWTVGSTYGVYKLRNDPPHWSVDGY
- a CDS encoding GNAT family N-acetyltransferase; translation: MAARIKMTSLLPRNLSVVIRPAQYRDLDGIERLTQESFAALTPQGVCFIKRQMQWLHRWYGFIKCLSWFPNPLQYLFCSYVAEQGRMLLGMIQVSPFNRTRSTWRIDRVLLDRGVDKQGIGSQLMRHCFESILEARTWILEVNVSDLEALALYRQNGFQRLAEMTYWEITSELLSELAQGEPDLPNLLPVSNADAQLLYQLDTASMPPLVRQVFDRNTRDFKTSLFGVLTDAVKQWVTKTEVVSGYVFEPQRKAAIGHFQVQLDRKGIAPHVATLTVHPAYTWLYPELLSQLARIAQDFPQQSLQLASSDFQPEREEYLERIGANRIEHTLIMSRSVWHKLRESKFVSLEGIQWPEVLQGLQPARKPIPGGMSWVQQVQQLQQQSTDRQTPNKSESANFGCKNCNLEASCEPDADAQQEQ
- a CDS encoding N-acetylmuramoyl-L-alanine amidase, giving the protein MKFGIDIGHNCPPDTGARGLKFEDNLTLDVGNRVIAKLKALGNEVVTCKPDKASTVRDSLSKRCEKANASKVDVFVSIHFNSFNKQANGTEVFAIGENSRKIAKPVLDEIVKLGFFNRGVKSGSHLFVLRNTDMPAILIEGCFIDSQKDISLLNEESLANAIVKGLTGKLPSAPVVPVPDEEDNADTTILRLQKALNRLKITDRNGKPLQEDNLSGISTKTAVEKFQVIAGIPVTGSGDKATWDAINLILAKRVIRPNHAGGPVIRYLEHRLGAQIDGVYDPQLEARVKTFQKQNGLVDDGIIGNLSWQRLIG
- the nuoB gene encoding NADH-quinone oxidoreductase subunit NuoB; translated protein: MTNSIINPVERPQVTQQLSENIILTTVDDLYNWVKMSSLYPLMFGTACCYVEFIAAYASRFDLERLGMIPRATPRQADLLITAGTITMKYAPNLVRLFEQMPEPKYVIAMGACTITGGMFSVDSPSTVRGVDKLIPVDVYIPGCPPRPEAVLDGIIKLRKKIANESLQERRQYQQIHRYYSITHQMRAVSPIHDGEYLRSSTREIQPLEANASAEFRLPLALAKIRQE